The DNA sequence CCACAAAACGGGCCCGAACCCCAGCGCGACGCACCCGAGGGCGTGTCGCCGCGGGAGGCGTCGTCCGCGTCGCCCGCCGATCGCACGTCGCAGGTCGATCGATCGCCTAACGGGCCCCTCGAGCACCCGCCCCGACCCCGCGGCGGGCGAGACCGCCAGGTCGACCGGGAGTCGCTGTCGACCGGGATGGTGCTGGCGAACGTGGCGGCCTCGCAGGGACTGTTCGCGCTCGTGCTGATCGGCGCGGCGATCTACGCCGGCATTCCGGCGGACGCGCTCGGGATCGAGATTTCGCGATCGTACCTGGAGACCGGACTGCTCTGGGGGACGGCGTTCGGGGGCGTCCTCTACGTCGCGAACGAGGTCGGTGCGGCGGCGGCGACCTGGTTCGGCTTCGACCACGACGAAGGGTTGCGCGAACTGCTGGCCCCGGACTCGATCCGGGGCTGGCTCGTGCTCCTGGTGGGCGTCCTGCCGATCATCGCGGTGTTCGAGGAACTGCTCTTTCGCGCGGCGCTGATCGGTGCCGTCTCGACCGGCTTCGGCGTCTCGGTCTGGGTGCTGGCGATCGGCTCCTCGATCGCGTTCGCGCTGGGCCACGGGATGCAGGGGACCGTCGGCATCGTCGTCACCGGCGCGCTCGGCTTCGTGCTCGCGGCGGGCTTTATCCTCACCGGAAGCTTCCTCGTGGTCGTCGTCGCCCACTACTGGATCAACGCACTGGAGTTCGTCGTCCATGAGGGGCTGGGCTTCGAGTGGGCCAGTGCCCTCGGAAGCTAAGAGGGCGGCGTTCGTTCGACGTGATATGACGAGACTCGAGGATGCCCCGCCGCTGGTGTATCGGACGATCGTGGTCGGCGTCGTCGGCTACTTTCTCCTGCTCGCCTACGCGACGATCGCCGGTGACCCCCTCGCGCTGTCCGTCGCCGACGCCCTGTTCGGACTCATCGCGATCGGCGTCGGAAGCGTCCTCTACTGGCAGTCCTCCCGCGAACTCGATCCCATCACCGCCGCCGCGACCTGTCTCGTCGTTGGCGGCGTGACGCAACTGGCGGGCCTCGCCGTCTCGGAACTGGATCTGATCGCTTCGATCACGGTGTTCCTCGGTATCCTCCTCTACGGGTACGCGATCTACACGCGGCACGGTGAGCCGTCGCCGCGGTAACAACGAGCGGCAGGCACTCTGCGGCCGTCGGGCGAACAGCCCCGATCAGAGGCCCTCGACCGATCGCAACTTCTGCTCGACCGCCGGCGGTGCGGCGCTCGGGCCGTCGCGGACGCGGTGGTCGGGAAGCAAGATCGGTGCTGGGTTGGCGTCGAGTGCGGTCCGCACCAGCGTGAGGTCGTCCTCGTCGTCCGGGTCGAGTTCGGGGGTCATCCGGGCGAGGCTCTTCACGCCGACCTGTTCGCCGTAGGGAATCTCCCGGAGCCGTTCCAGCACCGCACGCTGATCCGTCGGCATGGTCAGCGCCACCTGCACGTCGTCGAACTCGACCTCCTCGAGCCCCTCGAGGTACTCGAAAATTCGATCGAGGATGGGATGATCCTCCGCCGCGTCCGAGTCCGGTCTGTCGGGAAACGAGACGCGCAAGACGCGACCGCTGGCCACGCCTAGCTGTACGTACCGATCGAGGTAGGTCGACTCCCGCGCGTAGATCCCCGCGTCGGTGACCTCTTCCATACCTGCCCGAAGGGGGTCAATCCTTGAATATCCGCCGGTCTCGCCGATCTCGGGCCTCGCCGCCGTCACGACCCCAGACGCATCGATGGCGCAAGCCTTATGTACATATGAGTACGTCGATGTACAATAATGAACTCTGAAACGGAGGTCGCGCCTGCCGTGGCGTCGATCCTCGCGGCCGCGCGGGAGCGATCGGCCGACGGCCACGATCGGGTCTCGGTCGCGGCGCGGTCGATCCCGGACGCGATCGAACGGGCCGCGGCGGACGGGCGCGTGCCGGTGATCGCGGAAGTGAAACCGACGAGTCCGACGGCCGACGGGACGCGCGACGACGACCCCGTCGACCTGGCCGAGGCGATGGTCGACGGCGGCGCGGCGGCCATCTCGGTGCTGACCGAGCCCTCGCACTTCGGTGGCTCGCCCGAGGCGCTGACTCGCGTCCGCGAGGCGGTCGACGTTCCAGTGCTCCGGAAGGACTTCCTCCTGCGGGAAGACCAACTGGACGTCGTCGAGGCCGACCTGGTCCTGCTGATCGCGCGGTTCGTGGACGACCTCGGGGGACTGGTGACGGCGGCGCGCGATCGCGGGTTCCAGCCGCTGGTCGAGGTCCACGATCGGGCGGAACTCGAAACCGCGATCGAGGCGGGTGCCGACGTGATCGGTGTGAACAACCGCGATCTGGCGAAACTGGAGGTCGATCTCGGAACGTTCGAGTCGGTTTCGGCCCACGTTCCGGACGGCGTGACTCTAATCGCCGAAAGCGGTATTTCGACGCCCGCCGACGTCCGCCGGATGCGTGAGGCGGGTGCCGACGCCCTGCTCGTCGGGAGCGCGATCATGGACCACGACGCGGAGGGCGACGTGACGGAGAACACGCGCCGACTGACGCGAGTGGCGGCAACCGAGGAGACGGACACGGAGACCCAGACATGAGCACGAGCGAACGCAATCGAGAACGCGACAGCGAGAGGACGTTCGGCGACTACGGCGGCCAGTACGTCCCCGAGGCGCTGATGCCGGCGCTGCAGGAACTCGAGGACGCCTACGAGCGGTACGTCATAGAGAACGAGGACGGCTTCATGGACGAGTTCCGCGATCGAATGCGGGACTTCGGCGGCCGACCGACGCCGCTCCAGCGGGCCGATCGGTTGAGCGAGCGCTACGATCGGGAGATCTACCTCAAGCGCGAGGACCTCGTTCACGGCGGGGCGCACAAACTCAATAATGCGCTCGGCCAGGTCCTGCTCGCCAAGTACATGGGCAAAGAGCGGATCATCGCCGAGACCGGGGCCGGCCAGCACGGGACCGCGACGGCGATGGCGGCGGCCCACCTCGATATGCCCTGCGAGATCTACATGGGCCGGACGGACATCAACCGCCAGCGGCCAAACGTCTACCGGATGCGGATGAACGGGGCCGAGGTGAACCCCGTGACTGCGGGGTCGGGCACGCTGAAGGAGGCGATCAACGAGACGATGCGCGACTGGGCGACGACCGTCGAGCGGACCCACTACGTCATCGGGTCGGTCGTCGGCCCGCACCCCTTCCCGAAAC is a window from the Halosolutus amylolyticus genome containing:
- a CDS encoding CPBP family glutamic-type intramembrane protease — translated: MPQWATFAGITGVVLVLLLVLSYLTQSSITDGTGASDRDADPDPRDEFETRLPQSGPDGPATVDRSSPPTARESSGADGHPQNGPEPQRDAPEGVSPREASSASPADRTSQVDRSPNGPLEHPPRPRGGRDRQVDRESLSTGMVLANVAASQGLFALVLIGAAIYAGIPADALGIEISRSYLETGLLWGTAFGGVLYVANEVGAAAATWFGFDHDEGLRELLAPDSIRGWLVLLVGVLPIIAVFEELLFRAALIGAVSTGFGVSVWVLAIGSSIAFALGHGMQGTVGIVVTGALGFVLAAGFILTGSFLVVVVAHYWINALEFVVHEGLGFEWASALGS
- a CDS encoding MGMT family protein is translated as MEEVTDAGIYARESTYLDRYVQLGVASGRVLRVSFPDRPDSDAAEDHPILDRIFEYLEGLEEVEFDDVQVALTMPTDQRAVLERLREIPYGEQVGVKSLARMTPELDPDDEDDLTLVRTALDANPAPILLPDHRVRDGPSAAPPAVEQKLRSVEGL
- the trpC gene encoding indole-3-glycerol phosphate synthase, with protein sequence MNSETEVAPAVASILAAARERSADGHDRVSVAARSIPDAIERAAADGRVPVIAEVKPTSPTADGTRDDDPVDLAEAMVDGGAAAISVLTEPSHFGGSPEALTRVREAVDVPVLRKDFLLREDQLDVVEADLVLLIARFVDDLGGLVTAARDRGFQPLVEVHDRAELETAIEAGADVIGVNNRDLAKLEVDLGTFESVSAHVPDGVTLIAESGISTPADVRRMREAGADALLVGSAIMDHDAEGDVTENTRRLTRVAATEETDTETQT